In a genomic window of Glycine max cultivar Williams 82 chromosome 13, Glycine_max_v4.0, whole genome shotgun sequence:
- the LOC100788337 gene encoding O-fucosyltransferase 30, producing the protein MNTLNPNPPTRMLSKRKPLYRFPLIPVFALVICLSFLVLYRYYAKPDSQFNGLSKTSTMSHAPQCSGQALALGEKFVWYAPHSGFSNQLSEFKNAVLMAGILNRTLVVPPILDHHAVALGSCPKFRVVDPKDVRISVWDHVIELVQSRRYISIAEIIDVSSLVSPSLVRVIDLRDFVSIWCGISLDLACVKDTKLQSSVSESLKQCGSLLAGLHGSIEKCIYAVNEDCRTTIWTFHTDGHEDGKLDSFQADEQLKQKKKISYVRRRKDVFKTLGPGSEVESASLLAFGSLFSAAYKGSELYVDIHESHQDQRFRSLMDKIKHLPFVPEIMIAGKQFVKETIKAPFLCAQLRLLDGQFKNHQKATFHGLRQKIESLRKEGPLPVHIFIMTDLPGDNWTGTYLSDLISDKHNYKVHFLKENDKLVRRAAIKLMAAGHGQRFISNSDSTISKRYCSSQRLPDLLLYVEQTVCSCASLGFIGTPGSTIAENIELMRKFGSSSQQC; encoded by the exons ATGAACACTTTGAATCCCAACCCACCAACCAGAATGTTGTCTAAAAGAAAACCCCTTTACAGATTTCCACTCATTCCTGTTTTTGCCCTTGTCATATGCCTCTCCTTCTTGGTTTTGTATCGCTACTATGCAAAACCTGATTCCCAGTTCAATGGATTGTCCAAAACTTCAACAATGTCACATGCCCCTCAATGCTCCGGGCAAGCCCTCGCCTTAGGGGAGAAATTCGTGTGGTATGCGCCTCACAGCGGGTTCAGCAACCAGCTTTCGGAGTTCAAGAATGCTGTTCTGATGGCGGGGATACTGAATCGGACTTTGGTGGTTCCTCCCATTCTGGATCACCATGCTGTTGCCCTAGGTAGCTGTCCGAAGTTTCGCGTAGTGGATCCCAAGGATGTTCGAATTTCTGTTTGGGATCATGTGATTGAGCTTGTCCAGAGTCGAAG GTATATCTCCATTGCTGAAATTATAGATGTCTCATCATTAGTTTCTCCCTCTCTTGTTCGAGTGATTGATCTTAGGGATTTTGTGTCAATATGGTGTGGCATCAGCTTAGATTTGGCTTGCGTAAAAGATACAAAGTTGCAGTCCTCTGTTTCTGAAAGCCTAAAACAATGTGGATCTCTGCTAGCTGGGCTCCATGGTAGTATTGAAAAGTGTATATATGCCGTCAATGAAGATTGCAGAACTACAATATGGACTTTCCATACAGATGGCCATGAAGACGGAAAGTTAGATTCATTCCAAGCGGATGAACAActgaagcaaaaaaagaaaatatcatatgTTCGGAGACGGAAAGATGTATTTAAGACTCTTGGACCTGGTTCTGAAGTTGAATCAGCCTCACTGCTAGCATTTGGAAGCCTGTTCTCTGCCGCATACAAAGGTTCTGAACTATATGTTGATATTCATGAATCTCATCAGGATCAGAGGTTTCGATCATTGATGGACAAGATTAAACATCTTCCATTTGTCCCAGAAATTATGATTGCTGGAAAGCAGTTCGTTAAAGAAACCATAAAGGCTCCATTTCTTTGTGCACAACTTAGACTGTTGGACGGGCAGTTTAAGAATCATCAAAAGGCTACCTTTCACGGATTAAGGCAAAAAATCGAATCTTTGAGGAAGGAAGGCCCTCTACCcgttcatatttttataatgacTGATCTTCCTGGAGATAATTGGACTGGTACTTATTTAAGTGATTTAATTAGTGACAAACATAACTATAAGGTACatttcttgaaagagaatgaTAAGTTGGTTAGGCGAGCAGCCATAAAACTCATGGCAGCGGGTCATGGACAGAGGTTCATTTCAAATTCAGATAGTACAATTAGTAAAAGGTATTGTTCCAGTCAGAGACTACCAGATCTACTTCTTTATGTTGAGCAGACTGTATGTAGCTGTGCATCTCTTGGTTTTATTGGAACTCCTGGATCAACAATTGCTGAAAATATAGAACTAATGAGAAAATTTGGCTCAAGCTCCCAGCAATGTTGA
- the LOC100500021 gene encoding Protein SPIRAL1-like 1-like (The RefSeq protein has 1 substitution compared to this genomic sequence) — MGRGVSAGGGQSPLGYLFGSGVPASSANSQPANGARTQNASAPSPPVDKQSPAPAPAPAPASSPIDKQIPAGIPGSLKNNYHRADGQNCGNFLTDRPSTKVHAAPGGGSSLNYLFGGPPGN; from the exons ATGGGTCGTGGGGTCAGTGCTGGTGGTGGTCAGAGTTCCTTAGGTTATCTCTTTGGCAGTGGGGTGCCTGCCAGCAGTGCAAACAGTCAGCCTGCAAATGGTGCTCGCACTCAAAATGCTAGTGCTCCTTCACCACCAGTCGATAAGCAAAGTCCAGCACCAGCACCAGCACCAGCACCTGCATCATCACCAATTGATAAGCAAATTCCAGCTGGAATTCCTGGAAGTCTTAAAAACAATTACCATCGTGCTGATGGGCAAAACTGTGGCAACTTTCTTACT GATCGGCCATCTACCAAGGTTCATGCTGCCCCAGGTGGCGGATCTTCCTTGAATTACCTCTTTGGTGGTCCTCCAGGGAACTAA